In Pseudomonas fluorescens, the following are encoded in one genomic region:
- a CDS encoding PP0621 family protein: MLRLLFWIALIAAAVWFWRKFKGQASTPKPPAEREAAPMVRCAHCGVHLPRDRALSLDQQWYCSQAHLEQDKGSKGR, from the coding sequence ATGCTTCGTTTATTGTTCTGGATTGCCCTGATTGCCGCTGCAGTATGGTTCTGGCGCAAATTCAAGGGGCAGGCCTCCACCCCCAAGCCCCCTGCCGAACGGGAAGCGGCGCCAATGGTCCGTTGCGCCCATTGCGGCGTTCACCTGCCGCGCGACCGCGCACTGAGCCTCGACCAGCAATGGTATTGCAGCCAGGCTCATCTCGAGCAAGACAAAGGTTCCAAAGGCCGCTGA
- a CDS encoding sigma-54 dependent transcriptional regulator: MNTRPRQKVLIVDDEPDIRELLEITLGRMKLETFNARNVGEAQSLLKRETFDLCLTDMQLSDGTGLELVQHIQQRHPQVQVAMITAYDSLENAINVLKAGAFDFLTKPVDLTRLRELVTSALLVPARGGGIDRCLLGDSLPMRNLRKHITKLASSHATVYISGESGSGKELVARLIHDQSPRVNQPFIAINCAAIPSELLESEFFGHRKGSFSGAIEDKSGLFQTAHGGTLLLDEVADLPLTMQVKLLRAIQEKAVRSVGGQQEVAVDVRILCATHKDLGAEVAAGRFRHDLYYRLNVIELPVPPLRERRDDIEMLASHILKRLAADTGQPAARLHPQALDALKSYRFPGNVRELENMLERAHTLCENKQIEAGDLRLAEGNCGAEGGVPDLTRIDNLETYLENVERQLLLQALEETRWNRTAAAQRLNLSFRSMRYRLKKLGLD; encoded by the coding sequence TTGAACACCAGACCACGACAAAAAGTCTTGATCGTCGATGACGAACCGGACATTCGCGAACTCCTGGAAATCACCCTGGGAAGGATGAAACTGGAGACGTTCAACGCCCGCAACGTCGGCGAAGCGCAATCCCTGCTCAAACGCGAAACCTTCGATCTATGCCTGACCGACATGCAATTGTCGGACGGTACCGGCCTGGAGCTGGTGCAGCACATCCAGCAGCGCCACCCTCAGGTCCAGGTGGCGATGATCACCGCCTATGACAGTCTCGAAAACGCGATCAATGTGCTCAAGGCCGGGGCATTCGACTTCCTGACCAAACCGGTGGACCTTACGCGCTTGCGTGAACTGGTCACCAGCGCCCTGCTGGTTCCTGCCCGCGGGGGCGGTATCGATCGATGCTTGCTGGGCGACTCATTGCCCATGCGTAACCTGCGCAAACACATCACCAAACTGGCCAGCAGCCATGCGACGGTATACATCAGCGGAGAATCCGGCAGCGGCAAGGAATTGGTCGCGCGCCTGATCCATGATCAAAGCCCCCGCGTCAATCAGCCGTTCATTGCGATCAACTGCGCGGCGATCCCTTCGGAGCTGTTGGAGAGCGAGTTTTTCGGCCATCGCAAAGGCAGTTTCAGCGGCGCCATCGAAGACAAATCCGGCCTGTTCCAGACAGCACACGGCGGCACCCTGCTCCTCGACGAAGTGGCTGACCTGCCACTGACCATGCAAGTCAAACTGCTGCGCGCGATTCAGGAAAAAGCCGTACGCAGCGTCGGCGGGCAGCAGGAAGTGGCGGTGGATGTGCGCATTCTCTGCGCCACCCACAAAGACCTTGGCGCCGAAGTTGCCGCCGGACGATTTCGTCATGATCTTTACTACCGTTTGAACGTGATCGAACTCCCGGTGCCGCCCTTGCGCGAGCGTCGTGATGACATCGAAATGCTAGCCAGCCACATACTCAAGCGCCTGGCCGCCGATACCGGTCAACCTGCCGCGAGACTCCACCCCCAAGCCCTCGATGCGCTGAAAAGCTATCGCTTCCCGGGCAATGTTCGGGAACTGGAAAACATGCTCGAACGGGCGCACACCTTGTGTGAGAACAAACAGATCGAAGCCGGCGACCTGCGCCTGGCTGAAGGCAACTGTGGGGCTGAGGGTGGCGTGCCGGACCTGACCCGGATCGACAATCTGGAAACCTACCTGGAAAACGTCGAACGCCAACTGCTGCTCCAGGCCCTGGAGGAAACACGCTGGAACCGCACGGCGGCGGCTCAGCGGTTGAATCTGTCATTCAGGTCAATGCGTTACCGGCTCAAGAAGCTGGGATTGGATTGA
- the thiO gene encoding glycine oxidase ThiO has translation MTRQQQVVIVGGGVIGLLTAFNLASEVQSVVLLDRSNVGQESSWAGGGIVSPLYPWRYSPAVTALAHWSQDFYPQLGERLFAATGVDPEVHTTGLYWLDLDDEAEALAWAARENRPLSAVDISAAHDAVPVLGSGFSRAIYMADVANVRNPRLVKSLKAALLALPNVTIHEQCEVSGFVRDGNKVVGVQTSTGTVLGDQVVLTAGAWSGDLLKCLDLTLPVEPVKGQMILYKCAADFLPSMVLAKGRYAIPRRDGHILIGSTLEHEGFDKTPTGSALESLKASAVELIPALADAEVVGHWAGLRPGSPEGIPYIGPVPGFDGLWLNCGHYRNGLVLAPASCQLFADVMLGRAPIIDPAPYAPAGRL, from the coding sequence ATGACCAGGCAACAGCAAGTGGTGATTGTCGGCGGTGGGGTGATTGGATTGCTGACGGCGTTCAATCTCGCCTCCGAAGTGCAAAGCGTTGTGCTGCTGGATCGCTCGAACGTCGGTCAGGAGTCGTCCTGGGCCGGTGGTGGCATCGTTTCGCCGCTTTACCCGTGGCGCTACAGCCCGGCGGTCACCGCGTTGGCTCACTGGTCCCAGGACTTTTATCCACAGCTGGGCGAGCGCTTGTTTGCCGCCACTGGCGTTGATCCTGAAGTGCACACCACTGGTCTGTACTGGCTGGATCTGGATGACGAGGCTGAAGCGCTGGCATGGGCCGCCCGGGAAAATCGTCCGCTGAGCGCGGTGGATATTTCGGCGGCACACGACGCCGTGCCGGTGCTGGGCAGTGGTTTTTCCCGGGCGATCTATATGGCCGACGTCGCCAACGTGCGCAATCCGCGTCTGGTGAAGTCACTCAAGGCCGCGTTGCTGGCGCTGCCGAACGTGACGATCCATGAGCAGTGCGAAGTCAGCGGATTTGTTCGTGATGGCAACAAAGTGGTCGGCGTACAGACCTCCACTGGTACTGTCCTGGGCGATCAAGTTGTCCTGACGGCGGGGGCCTGGAGCGGTGATTTGCTCAAGTGTCTTGATCTGACGCTGCCGGTCGAGCCGGTGAAAGGGCAGATGATTCTCTACAAGTGTGCGGCGGATTTCCTGCCGAGCATGGTCCTGGCCAAGGGGCGTTATGCGATTCCCCGGCGTGACGGGCACATACTGATCGGCAGTACGCTGGAGCATGAAGGCTTTGACAAGACGCCGACCGGGTCGGCACTGGAAAGCCTGAAGGCGTCCGCCGTGGAACTGATCCCGGCGCTGGCCGATGCCGAAGTGGTGGGGCATTGGGCCGGATTGCGCCCGGGATCACCCGAGGGCATTCCTTACATCGGCCCGGTGCCGGGGTTTGACGGGCTCTGGCTCAACTGCGGGCATTACCGTAACGGGCTTGTGCTGGCTCCGGCGTCATGCCAGCTGTTTGCCGATGTGATGCTGGGCCGGGCACCGATTATCGATCCGGCGCCTTATGCGCCTGCCGGAAGACTTTAA
- a CDS encoding type IV pilin protein produces MRSSNRGFTLIEIMIVIAIIGIVMTIAAPSLTEYMNKGRRAEVAGLLSEQAQLLERFYSQKNAYTDATGLSAGNDYYSITPTLTDQAFLLTAVRKADSSMATDKCGDLTITNTGVLGMVNAKSGLTSKDCWGR; encoded by the coding sequence ATGCGTAGTTCCAACCGCGGTTTTACCCTGATCGAAATCATGATCGTGATTGCGATCATCGGTATTGTCATGACCATTGCTGCCCCAAGTCTCACCGAGTACATGAACAAGGGCCGTCGCGCAGAAGTAGCCGGTTTGCTCTCGGAGCAGGCGCAGCTGCTGGAGCGCTTCTACTCGCAGAAAAATGCCTACACCGATGCGACGGGCCTCAGTGCCGGCAATGATTACTACAGCATCACACCGACCCTGACCGACCAGGCCTTTCTGCTGACCGCGGTGCGCAAGGCTGACTCGAGCATGGCCACCGACAAGTGCGGTGATCTGACCATCACCAACACCGGTGTGCTCGGTATGGTCAACGCGAAATCCGGCCTGACCAGCAAAGACTGCTGGGGGCGCTGA
- a CDS encoding PilX N-terminal domain-containing pilus assembly protein: protein MNRSPMTYYAQRGMALLVSLVFLLLLTLIGLSSMQSATLQEKMAGSVTLRNQSFQSAEAALRVGEGTVQRDSYALPVCSGIVQCAPPSESSTITAGGFNASSGVTWIASGKGFYGVQNIGVSRNAVNVPINTPATLYRVTAVGIAGHSRSVVESIYAKY, encoded by the coding sequence ATGAATCGTTCTCCCATGACGTATTACGCCCAACGCGGCATGGCGCTGTTGGTCAGTCTGGTGTTCTTGCTCCTACTGACGCTGATTGGCCTTTCATCAATGCAGAGCGCCACCCTGCAGGAAAAAATGGCCGGTAGCGTCACCTTGCGAAACCAGTCGTTCCAGAGTGCCGAAGCCGCGTTGCGGGTGGGCGAGGGTACAGTGCAGCGGGACAGCTATGCACTACCTGTTTGCAGCGGCATCGTGCAATGTGCGCCACCCTCCGAGTCTTCGACTATTACCGCTGGCGGTTTCAACGCCTCTTCCGGAGTGACCTGGATTGCATCGGGCAAGGGCTTTTATGGCGTGCAAAACATCGGAGTCAGCCGAAATGCGGTGAATGTGCCAATCAATACCCCGGCAACCTTGTATCGGGTAACGGCAGTCGGCATCGCGGGGCATTCGCGCAGTGTGGTGGAGAGCATCTATGCGAAGTACTGA
- a CDS encoding prepilin-type N-terminal cleavage/methylation domain-containing protein, whose translation MSRRSRGFSLVELLIALALSLIVVLGVVQVFIAAKNTYLSQNAAANMQEDARFVLSKMIQEVRMVGMFGCLEAITDSSKKGDFHASQLVPIRWDNGGRKLTLVTTDVGGNGSEPDWTVLSDCRTHSTAYSKGRMPVAGQLAFPVRRLIYSFSNNQLLMKGGAAADQILVDNVSAFDVSFGLASTATDLAASRYSSNPPDPALIRSVRLSLTLFDPNHRVADQTFNVVAALRNRLP comes from the coding sequence GTGAGTCGCCGCAGCAGGGGGTTCAGCCTGGTCGAGTTGCTGATCGCCCTGGCATTGAGCCTGATCGTGGTGCTGGGCGTGGTGCAGGTTTTCATTGCGGCCAAGAACACTTATCTCAGCCAGAATGCCGCCGCGAACATGCAGGAGGACGCACGTTTCGTGTTGAGCAAAATGATTCAGGAAGTCCGCATGGTCGGGATGTTCGGTTGCCTGGAAGCGATCACCGATTCAAGTAAGAAAGGTGATTTTCATGCCAGTCAGCTAGTACCGATCCGCTGGGACAACGGTGGCCGCAAGTTGACACTGGTTACGACGGATGTTGGCGGCAATGGCAGCGAACCGGACTGGACCGTACTTTCCGATTGTAGAACCCATTCGACGGCCTACAGTAAAGGTCGGATGCCAGTGGCAGGGCAACTGGCCTTTCCGGTCCGGCGGCTGATTTACAGCTTCAGCAACAACCAACTGCTGATGAAAGGCGGGGCCGCAGCAGACCAGATATTGGTGGACAACGTCAGCGCTTTCGACGTGAGCTTCGGCCTGGCCAGCACGGCCACTGACCTGGCTGCTTCCCGCTACAGCAGCAACCCGCCGGACCCCGCGCTGATTCGTAGCGTTCGCCTGAGCCTGACTCTCTTCGATCCGAACCACCGGGTGGCCGATCAAACCTTCAACGTGGTTGCCGCACTGCGCAACCGCTTGCCATGA
- the pilV gene encoding type IV pilus modification protein PilV, with protein MRAWSKRTQEGVTLVEVLVALVILGVGLLGAAAFQLNALKYTDSARMISQASFIAYDMMDRIRANAAADYTIAPPASGNPDVTRDQDLFDFNANIVSSLGATATGSVSVNQQVYTITITWDDSRAAKAADSRRSFVLSSRAAIDPVVIP; from the coding sequence ATGAGGGCATGGAGCAAACGTACGCAGGAAGGTGTGACGCTGGTCGAAGTCCTGGTGGCATTAGTCATTCTGGGAGTGGGCTTGTTGGGGGCGGCGGCGTTTCAGCTCAATGCGCTGAAGTACACGGACAGCGCGCGCATGATCAGTCAGGCCAGCTTTATCGCCTACGACATGATGGACCGCATTCGCGCCAACGCCGCTGCGGACTACACCATTGCGCCGCCGGCTTCGGGCAACCCCGACGTTACCCGGGATCAAGACCTGTTTGACTTCAACGCCAACATTGTCAGTTCACTCGGCGCCACCGCGACGGGTAGTGTCAGCGTCAATCAGCAGGTGTACACCATCACAATTACCTGGGACGACTCACGGGCTGCGAAGGCTGCCGACTCTCGGCGCAGTTTCGTCCTGAGCAGTCGCGCGGCCATTGATCCGGTGGTGATCCCGTGA
- a CDS encoding GspH/FimT family protein, which translates to MDHPTKGFTLIELLVALAILLILLTMAVPAFTRSAQTTRADTEIADLRRALNFARLEAIDRGNTTRVRPAAGGDVWSGELAVYDGTGALANVLRVVPPMSSGATLALTSGVTAIDFNSLGGLSSPSTEVLISYGRGAQSRTLTVCLNGRILLGGSCG; encoded by the coding sequence ATGGATCATCCTACAAAAGGTTTCACGCTGATCGAGTTGCTGGTCGCGCTCGCGATCCTTCTGATTCTGCTGACTATGGCCGTCCCGGCGTTTACCCGCTCGGCGCAAACAACCAGGGCTGACACCGAAATAGCTGACCTGCGACGAGCCTTGAATTTTGCCCGGCTCGAAGCCATCGATCGGGGTAATACCACACGGGTGCGCCCAGCGGCGGGTGGGGATGTCTGGAGTGGGGAGCTGGCGGTTTACGACGGTACTGGCGCTTTGGCCAATGTATTACGGGTTGTTCCGCCGATGAGCAGCGGCGCAACTCTGGCGCTAACCTCTGGCGTCACGGCCATCGATTTCAACAGCCTGGGCGGATTGTCATCACCGTCCACAGAGGTGCTGATCAGCTATGGGCGGGGAGCACAAAGCAGGACGCTGACAGTGTGTTTGAACGGACGAATTCTATTGGGTGGAAGTTGCGGATGA
- a CDS encoding GspH/FimT family pseudopilin, with protein MRQQGFSLIELLMGLAITGIVLHLVSPAFATLVESNQRQQAAQALSSGIRTARSEAIVRNQAVVIHGINGDWSQGWRIILDISGKGEMDSDNPLLAERQSRARLSIVGNSTVESSIRFRGQGESLFGGTLHVCAVREPVSQHQVVLARTGRVSLRSDKAEHPLCEKRRKLRSTSERAVL; from the coding sequence ATGCGGCAACAAGGCTTCAGCCTGATCGAACTGCTCATGGGACTGGCAATTACCGGAATTGTTCTGCATTTGGTCAGTCCGGCGTTCGCAACGCTGGTCGAGTCGAACCAAAGACAACAAGCGGCACAGGCTCTTTCCAGTGGTATTCGCACTGCCCGCAGCGAAGCCATCGTCCGCAACCAGGCCGTGGTGATTCACGGCATCAATGGCGATTGGAGCCAAGGCTGGAGGATCATTCTGGATATCAGCGGCAAGGGGGAGATGGACAGCGACAATCCACTGCTGGCCGAACGCCAGAGCAGAGCACGCCTGTCGATTGTGGGGAACAGTACGGTCGAAAGCTCAATACGCTTCAGAGGTCAGGGCGAGTCACTGTTTGGAGGGACGCTACACGTTTGCGCTGTTCGCGAACCAGTCAGCCAACATCAAGTGGTGTTGGCCCGGACCGGTCGCGTCAGCCTGCGTAGCGACAAGGCTGAGCATCCGTTATGCGAAAAAAGGAGAAAACTCAGGTCAACGAGCGAACGCGCAGTTCTTTAG
- the ispH gene encoding 4-hydroxy-3-methylbut-2-enyl diphosphate reductase, whose protein sequence is MQIKLANPRGFCAGVDRAIEIVNRALEVFGPPIYVRHEVVHNKFVVEDLRSRGAIFVEELDQVPDDVIVIFSAHGVSQAVRSEAAGRGLKVFDATCPLVTKVHIEVARYSRDGRECILIGHAGHPEVEGTMGQYDAGSGGAIYLVEDEKDVAALQVRNPEKLAFVTQTTLSMDDTSRVIDALRSRFPAIGGPRKDDICYATQNRQDAVKQLADECDVVLVVGSPNSSNSNRLRELAERMSTPAYLIDGAEDLQKSWFDGVERIGITAGASAPEVLVRGVIQQLQAWGATGADELAGREENITFSMPKELRVRSLT, encoded by the coding sequence ATGCAAATCAAACTCGCCAACCCCCGTGGCTTCTGCGCCGGCGTGGACCGGGCGATCGAAATCGTCAACCGCGCCCTGGAAGTCTTCGGGCCGCCGATCTATGTGCGCCACGAAGTGGTCCACAACAAATTTGTCGTCGAAGACCTGCGCTCCCGTGGTGCGATTTTCGTCGAAGAGCTGGACCAGGTGCCGGACGACGTCATCGTGATCTTCAGTGCCCACGGCGTTTCCCAGGCCGTGCGCAGCGAAGCGGCTGGTCGTGGGCTGAAAGTGTTCGACGCCACCTGCCCGCTGGTGACCAAAGTCCACATCGAAGTGGCGCGTTATAGCCGTGACGGCCGAGAGTGCATTCTCATCGGCCACGCCGGTCACCCGGAAGTCGAAGGCACCATGGGCCAGTACGATGCTGGCAGTGGTGGCGCGATCTACCTGGTCGAAGACGAGAAAGATGTCGCGGCGTTGCAGGTAAGGAACCCTGAAAAGCTCGCCTTCGTGACCCAGACCACCTTGTCGATGGACGATACCAGCCGTGTTATCGACGCTCTGCGTTCGCGCTTTCCGGCCATCGGTGGACCGCGCAAGGACGACATTTGCTACGCCACGCAAAACCGTCAGGACGCGGTCAAGCAACTGGCCGACGAGTGCGACGTGGTGCTGGTGGTCGGCAGCCCGAACAGCTCCAACTCCAATCGCTTGCGCGAATTGGCAGAACGCATGTCCACGCCGGCCTACCTGATCGACGGTGCCGAAGACCTGCAAAAGAGCTGGTTCGACGGCGTCGAGCGTATCGGCATCACCGCTGGCGCATCCGCCCCGGAAGTCCTGGTGCGCGGCGTGATCCAGCAGTTGCAGGCCTGGGGTGCCACCGGTGCCGATGAGCTGGCCGGTCGCGAGGAGAACATCACGTTCTCGATGCCTAAAGAACTGCGCGTTCGCTCGTTGACCTGA
- the fkpB gene encoding FKBP-type peptidyl-prolyl cis-trans isomerase, which produces MAEQRIGQNTEVTLHFALRLENGDTVDSTFDKAPATFKVGDGNLLPGFEAALFGFKAGDKRTLSIEPENAFGQSNPQNVQIIPRSQFQDMELSPGLLVIFNDAANTELPGVVKELDDAQVTVDFNHPLAGKTLTFDVEIISVKAL; this is translated from the coding sequence TTGGCTGAGCAACGCATCGGCCAGAACACGGAAGTCACCTTGCATTTCGCATTGCGCCTGGAGAACGGCGACACAGTGGACAGCACCTTCGATAAAGCCCCGGCAACCTTCAAGGTTGGTGATGGCAACCTGTTGCCAGGATTCGAAGCGGCCCTGTTCGGTTTCAAGGCCGGTGACAAGCGTACGCTGAGCATCGAGCCGGAAAACGCTTTCGGCCAGTCCAACCCGCAAAACGTGCAGATCATCCCGCGCTCCCAGTTCCAGGACATGGAACTGTCGCCTGGCTTGCTGGTGATCTTCAACGATGCGGCCAATACTGAATTGCCGGGCGTGGTGAAAGAGTTGGATGACGCGCAAGTGACCGTCGACTTCAACCACCCGCTGGCGGGCAAGACGTTGACCTTTGACGTGGAAATCATTTCCGTCAAAGCACTGTAA
- the lspA gene encoding signal peptidase II — MPNAVGRFGRLSWLWLSLLVLVIDQASKFYFEGKLQMYQQIVIIPDYFSWTLAYNTGAAFSFLADSSGWQRWLFALIAVVVSVVLVVWLKRLGRNETWLAVALALVLGGALGNLYDRIALGHVIDFILVHWQNRWYFPAFNFADSAITVGAVMLALDMFKSKKTGETVHD; from the coding sequence ATGCCTAATGCCGTTGGCCGTTTCGGACGGCTGAGCTGGCTCTGGTTGAGTTTGCTGGTTTTGGTCATCGACCAGGCCAGCAAGTTCTACTTCGAAGGCAAGCTCCAGATGTACCAGCAGATCGTAATCATCCCCGATTACTTCAGCTGGACCCTGGCCTACAACACTGGCGCGGCGTTCAGCTTCCTGGCTGACAGCTCCGGCTGGCAGCGCTGGCTGTTCGCGTTGATCGCGGTCGTGGTCAGTGTGGTGCTGGTGGTGTGGCTCAAGCGTCTGGGGCGCAACGAAACCTGGCTGGCGGTTGCGCTGGCACTGGTGCTCGGCGGTGCGCTGGGCAATCTGTACGACCGCATTGCCCTGGGCCATGTGATCGATTTCATTCTGGTGCATTGGCAGAACCGCTGGTATTTCCCGGCGTTCAACTTTGCCGACAGTGCGATCACTGTAGGCGCTGTCATGCTGGCACTGGATATGTTCAAAAGTAAAAAGACCGGAGAAACCGTTCATGACTGA
- the ileS gene encoding isoleucine--tRNA ligase, translating to MTDYKATLNLPDTAFPMKAGLPQREPQILQRWDSIGLYGKLREIGKDRPKFVLHDGPPYANGSIHIGHALNKILKDMIIRSKTLSGFDAPYVPGWDCHGLPIEHKVEVTHGKNLGADKTRELCRAYATEQIEGQKSEFIRLGVLGDFANPYKTMDFKNEAGEIRALAEIVKGGFVFKGLKPVNWCFDCGSALAEAEVEYENKKSSTIDVAFPIADEAKLAAAFGLPSLAKPASIVIWTTTPWTIPANQALNVHPEFNYALVDVGDKLLVLAEELVESCLARYSLEGSVIATTTGKALELINFRHPFYDRLSPVYLADYVELGAGTGVVHSAPAYGVDDFVTCKKYGMVNDDILNPVQSNGVYVPSLEFFGGQFIWKANPAIVDKLTEVGALLHTTIIEHSYMHCWRHKTPLIYRATAQWFIGMDKQPTTGDTLRQRSLKAIEETQFVPAWGQARLHSMIANRPDWCISRQRNWGVPIPFFLNKESGELHPRTVELMEEVAKRVEVEGIEAWFKLDAAELLGDEAPQYDKISDTLDVWFDSGTTHWHVLRGSHPMGHETGPRADLYLEGSDQHRGWFHSSLLTGCAIDNHAPYRELLTHGFTVDESGRKMSKSLGNVIAPQKVNDTLGADIMRLWVASTDYSGEMAVSEQILQRSADAYRRIRNTARFLLSNLTGFNPATDLLPAEEMLALDRWAVDRTLLLQRELQEHYGEYRFWNVYSKIHNFCVQELGGFYLDIIKDRQYTTGADSKARRSCQTALFHISEALVRWIAPILAFTADELWQYLPGERNESVMLNTWYEGLTELPQGFELDRAYWDRIMAVKVAVNKEMEIQRAAKAVGGNLQAEVTLFAEDALTADLAKLSNELRFVLITSTASVAPLVQAPADAVVTEVSGLKLKIVKSSHAKCARCWHCREDVGVNPEHPEICGRCVDNISGSGEVRHYA from the coding sequence ATGACCGACTATAAAGCCACGCTAAACCTTCCGGACACCGCCTTCCCAATGAAGGCCGGCCTGCCCCAGCGCGAACCGCAGATTCTGCAGCGCTGGGACAGCATTGGCCTGTACGGAAAGTTGCGCGAGATTGGCAAGGATCGTCCGAAGTTCGTATTGCACGACGGCCCTCCGTACGCCAACGGCTCGATTCACATCGGTCATGCGCTGAACAAGATTCTCAAGGACATGATCATCCGCTCGAAGACCCTGTCGGGCTTCGACGCGCCTTATGTCCCGGGCTGGGACTGCCACGGCCTGCCGATCGAGCACAAAGTCGAAGTGACCCACGGCAAGAACCTGGGTGCGGACAAGACCCGCGAACTGTGCCGGGCCTATGCCACCGAGCAGATCGAAGGGCAGAAGTCCGAGTTCATTCGCCTCGGCGTGCTGGGCGACTTCGCCAATCCGTACAAGACCATGGACTTCAAGAACGAGGCCGGTGAAATCCGTGCCTTGGCCGAAATCGTCAAGGGCGGTTTTGTGTTCAAGGGCCTCAAGCCTGTGAACTGGTGCTTTGACTGCGGTTCGGCCCTGGCCGAAGCGGAAGTCGAATACGAGAACAAGAAGTCCTCGACCATCGACGTGGCGTTCCCGATTGCCGATGAAGCCAAGCTGGCTGCCGCCTTCGGTCTGCCATCGCTGGCCAAGCCTGCCTCGATCGTGATCTGGACCACCACCCCGTGGACCATCCCGGCCAACCAGGCGCTGAACGTTCACCCGGAATTCAACTACGCCCTGGTCGACGTCGGCGACAAGCTGCTGGTGCTGGCTGAAGAGCTGGTCGAGTCGTGCCTGGCGCGCTACTCGCTGGAAGGTTCGGTCATTGCGACCACCACCGGTAAAGCGCTGGAACTGATCAACTTCCGTCACCCGTTCTACGACCGTCTGTCGCCGGTTTACCTGGCCGACTACGTTGAACTGGGCGCTGGCACCGGTGTGGTTCACTCCGCTCCGGCCTATGGCGTGGACGACTTCGTGACCTGCAAGAAGTACGGCATGGTCAACGATGACATCCTCAATCCGGTACAAAGCAACGGCGTTTACGTACCGTCGCTGGAATTCTTCGGCGGCCAGTTCATCTGGAAGGCCAACCCGGCCATCGTCGACAAGCTGACCGAAGTCGGTGCGCTGCTGCACACCACCATCATCGAACACAGCTACATGCACTGCTGGCGCCACAAGACCCCGCTGATCTATCGCGCCACCGCGCAGTGGTTCATCGGCATGGACAAGCAGCCGACCACCGGCGACACCCTGCGTCAGCGCTCGCTCAAAGCCATCGAAGAAACCCAGTTCGTTCCGGCCTGGGGCCAGGCGCGCCTGCACTCGATGATTGCCAATCGTCCGGACTGGTGCATTTCCCGTCAGCGCAACTGGGGCGTGCCGATCCCGTTCTTCCTGAACAAGGAAAGCGGCGAGCTGCACCCTCGCACCGTCGAGCTGATGGAAGAAGTCGCCAAGCGCGTTGAAGTCGAAGGCATCGAGGCCTGGTTCAAGCTGGACGCCGCCGAGTTGCTGGGCGATGAAGCGCCGCAGTACGACAAGATCAGCGACACCCTGGATGTCTGGTTCGACTCGGGCACCACGCACTGGCACGTCCTGCGCGGTTCGCACCCGATGGGCCACGAAACCGGCCCGCGCGCCGACCTGTACCTGGAAGGCTCGGACCAACACCGTGGCTGGTTCCACTCGTCGCTGCTGACCGGTTGCGCCATCGACAACCACGCACCGTATCGCGAACTGCTGACTCACGGCTTCACGGTCGACGAGTCCGGCCGCAAGATGTCCAAATCCTTGGGCAACGTGATTGCGCCACAGAAAGTCAACGACACCCTGGGCGCCGACATCATGCGTCTGTGGGTCGCTTCGACCGACTATTCAGGCGAAATGGCGGTTTCCGAGCAGATCCTGCAACGCAGTGCGGACGCCTATCGGCGTATACGTAACACCGCGCGCTTCCTGCTTTCGAACCTGACCGGCTTCAACCCGGCCACCGATCTGCTGCCGGCCGAAGAAATGCTGGCTCTGGACCGTTGGGCCGTAGACCGTACTCTGCTGCTGCAACGCGAGCTGCAAGAGCACTACGGCGAATACCGCTTCTGGAACGTATACTCGAAGATCCACAACTTCTGCGTGCAGGAGCTGGGCGGTTTCTATCTCGACATCATCAAGGACCGTCAGTACACCACTGGCGCCGACAGCAAGGCCCGCCGTTCGTGCCAGACCGCGCTGTTCCACATCTCCGAGGCGTTGGTGCGCTGGATTGCGCCGATCCTGGCGTTCACCGCCGACGAACTGTGGCAGTACCTGCCGGGCGAGCGTAACGAGTCCGTCATGCTCAACACCTGGTACGAAGGCCTGACCGAATTGCCGCAAGGCTTCGAGCTGGATCGCGCTTACTGGGACCGGATCATGGCGGTCAAGGTCGCGGTCAACAAGGAAATGGAAATCCAGCGTGCAGCCAAGGCTGTCGGTGGCAACCTGCAGGCCGAAGTGACGCTGTTCGCCGAAGACGCGCTGACCGCGGACTTGGCCAAGCTGAGCAACGAACTGCGCTTCGTGCTGATCACGTCGACCGCCAGTGTTGCGCCATTGGTGCAGGCACCAGCCGATGCCGTGGTCACCGAAGTCAGCGGCCTGAAGCTGAAGATCGTCAAGTCGAGCCACGCCAAGTGCGCCCGTTGCTGGCACTGCCGTGAAGACGTCGGCGTGAACCCGGAGCATCCGGAAATCTGTGGTCGTTGCGTGGATAACATCAGCGGCTCTGGCGAGGTCCGTCACTATGCCTAA